One Nitrospira sp. DNA window includes the following coding sequences:
- a CDS encoding NADH-ubiquinone oxidoreductase chain K, protein MSLEVMLNAAGLAFVVAGSRWQQADGQIAFLFILTMAAAEVSVGLALVLQLYHHFKSLDADLLSEMRG, encoded by the coding sequence ATGTCACTTGAGGTGATGCTCAACGCGGCAGGCCTGGCCTTCGTGGTCGCCGGGTCGCGATGGCAGCAGGCCGACGGGCAGATCGCCTTTCTCTTCATTCTCACCATGGCTGCAGCGGAAGTCTCGGTTGGACTCGCCTTGGTGCTGCAACTGTATCACCACTTCAAGTCTCTGGATGCGGATCTACTGAGCGAGATGAGGGGGTAG
- a CDS encoding NADH-ubiquinone oxidoreductase chain L translates to MGLLWSIVAIPLASALVLAVLGSRCSRTVVTALGVGSIGLSAVITVLVATNFVIASPVGQAYSEVLWTWIDVAGFQPNIGFYLDALSLVMILVVTFVGFWIHLYSAEFMTHDEGYSRFFAYMNLFVASMLTLLLADNLLLLYLGWEGVGLCSYLLIGFWYRDPVNGSAARKAFIVTRVGDTAMLLGLFLLFTSLGTLQIQDLMHRASDQWAVGSTLAVAAALLLLGGAVGKSAQLPLQVWLPDAMAGPTPTSALIHAATMVTAGVYLLARTHVLFDLAPAAQWIVAAVGAATLLLAGCSALTQHDIKRILAYSTVSQIGYMFLALGVGAWSAAIFHFVTHAFFKALLFLGAGVVIEALREEHSIFRMGGLRKELPLVFWTFLIAGCSLAGLPFITAGFYSKDLIIWGTWAAAQGHPGFWIVGMVGALLTSLYTFRLIFRVFFGPIQTPVGKRPGYAMTVPLMILAFFSIVGGALKEPLLAFLEFTLPTMVETNAAGLTESLSEVIAASALVSGLYLAYLFHLQRRSLAELVVANPAGRTLHAWWLADWGFDWLYDKVFVQPFLWAARVNKDDFIDRFYTGVARLTEVLYRTLQLTQTGAMRWYAAGIALGSVLFLALAVFL, encoded by the coding sequence ATGGGATTGTTATGGTCGATCGTGGCGATACCCTTGGCGAGCGCGCTCGTGCTGGCGGTGCTGGGGTCGCGCTGCTCGCGCACTGTCGTGACCGCACTGGGCGTGGGCTCGATCGGCCTCTCGGCCGTGATCACTGTGCTGGTTGCAACCAACTTTGTGATCGCATCTCCGGTCGGACAGGCATACAGCGAGGTCCTATGGACATGGATCGATGTCGCCGGTTTTCAACCGAATATCGGTTTCTATTTGGACGCGCTGTCCCTGGTGATGATCCTAGTGGTCACCTTCGTCGGCTTTTGGATCCATCTCTATTCGGCTGAGTTCATGACGCACGACGAGGGGTACAGCCGGTTCTTTGCCTATATGAACCTGTTCGTCGCCTCGATGCTCACGCTGCTGCTCGCGGACAACCTGCTTCTGCTATACCTGGGATGGGAGGGCGTGGGCCTCTGCAGCTACCTCCTGATCGGATTCTGGTACCGCGATCCGGTGAACGGTTCGGCGGCTCGCAAGGCATTCATCGTCACACGCGTCGGCGATACGGCGATGTTGCTGGGCTTGTTTCTGCTGTTCACGAGCTTAGGCACTCTCCAGATTCAAGACCTCATGCATCGGGCATCGGACCAGTGGGCGGTGGGGTCCACTCTCGCCGTCGCGGCTGCGTTGCTGCTCTTGGGCGGCGCGGTGGGGAAGTCTGCGCAGCTCCCGCTCCAGGTCTGGTTGCCGGATGCGATGGCCGGGCCGACGCCGACCAGCGCCCTCATCCATGCAGCCACGATGGTCACGGCCGGAGTCTACCTGCTGGCGCGCACGCATGTGCTGTTTGACCTCGCACCGGCCGCGCAATGGATCGTGGCAGCCGTCGGTGCAGCTACCCTATTGCTGGCCGGATGCAGCGCCCTCACGCAGCACGACATCAAGCGCATTCTCGCGTATTCCACGGTGAGCCAGATCGGCTACATGTTTCTCGCGCTGGGGGTCGGCGCATGGTCTGCGGCTATTTTTCATTTTGTGACCCATGCATTCTTCAAGGCGTTATTGTTCCTCGGAGCCGGGGTGGTCATTGAAGCGCTGCGCGAGGAGCACAGCATCTTCCGCATGGGAGGACTACGCAAGGAACTGCCCCTCGTCTTCTGGACGTTTCTCATTGCCGGCTGCTCGCTCGCTGGGTTGCCCTTCATTACGGCGGGCTTCTACAGCAAGGATCTCATCATCTGGGGAACCTGGGCGGCAGCGCAGGGGCATCCGGGCTTCTGGATCGTCGGTATGGTAGGGGCGCTGCTCACCTCGCTGTATACGTTCCGCCTGATCTTCCGGGTCTTCTTCGGTCCTATTCAAACACCGGTCGGCAAGCGGCCGGGATACGCGATGACGGTACCGCTCATGATCCTGGCTTTCTTTTCGATCGTGGGCGGAGCGCTGAAGGAGCCGTTGCTCGCGTTCCTCGAGTTCACTCTGCCGACGATGGTCGAGACGAACGCCGCCGGTCTGACGGAGAGCCTCTCAGAGGTCATCGCCGCGTCGGCGCTCGTGAGCGGCCTCTATCTCGCGTACCTGTTTCATCTCCAGAGGAGGAGCCTGGCGGAACTGGTGGTGGCGAATCCCGCCGGGCGCACACTGCACGCATGGTGGTTGGCGGACTGGGGATTTGACTGGCTCTACGACAAAGTATTCGTCCAGCCCTTCCTGTGGGCGGCTCGGGTCAATAAAGACGATTTCATCGATAGGTTCTATACCGGCGTTGCGCGCCTTACGGAGGTCTTGTACCGCACGCTCCAGCTCACACAGACGGGTGCGATGCGCTGGTACGCGGCCGGTATTGCCCTCGGTTCGGTGTTGTTTCTGGCCTTGGCGGTGTTCTTATGA
- a CDS encoding NADH-ubiquinone oxidoreductase chain M, whose amino-acid sequence MILLWLIVIPLVAGVLAWFSAQWNTQWPRWISLGAAALDLVLSLAMWIHGDRIVAAGAPVAWFAEVDWTWVPRFGIHFHLGVDGLSLLMLVLTFFLGLMSVLCSWTEIQDKIGFFHFNLMWMLAGIAGVFLALDLFLFYFAWELMLIPMYFLIAIWGHERRVYAAIKFLLFTQLSGLLMLLAILALYFMHHQTTGRYTFQYGDLLGTKLSPGAELWIMLGFIIAFAVKLPVVPLHAWLPDAHSEAPTAGSVILAGLLLKTGAYGLLRFVVPLFPNAAHEFTPIALVLAVIGIVYGAVMAFAQTDLKRLVAYTSVSHLGFVLLGIFSWNPLGLQGAVMTMICHGLSTGALFILVGALQERTHTRDMGRMGGLWATVPSLSGAVLFFALASLGLPGLGDFVGEFLVLLGAYQISVGITIVAALGILASTLYALRLVQRVFHGENSRRWQLPDLSLREALIVAPMIVALLWLGLYPQPVMNTFAPAMHNLQREANLPALVWKKR is encoded by the coding sequence ATGATTCTCCTGTGGCTCATCGTCATTCCGCTCGTCGCGGGCGTGCTGGCGTGGTTCAGCGCGCAATGGAACACGCAATGGCCCCGTTGGATCTCCCTCGGCGCTGCGGCGCTCGACCTCGTCCTTTCGCTGGCCATGTGGATTCACGGCGATCGCATTGTCGCGGCCGGTGCTCCGGTCGCCTGGTTCGCTGAGGTGGACTGGACCTGGGTGCCGCGGTTCGGCATTCATTTCCACCTCGGCGTCGATGGCCTCAGCCTGCTCATGCTCGTGCTCACGTTTTTCCTCGGTCTCATGTCCGTGTTGTGCTCCTGGACGGAGATCCAGGACAAGATCGGCTTTTTCCACTTCAACCTCATGTGGATGTTGGCGGGTATCGCAGGGGTATTCCTTGCGCTCGATTTGTTCCTGTTTTATTTCGCGTGGGAGCTGATGCTGATCCCGATGTATTTCCTGATCGCGATCTGGGGCCACGAACGCAGGGTGTATGCCGCCATCAAGTTTTTGCTGTTCACGCAGCTCAGCGGATTGCTGATGCTGCTTGCCATCCTGGCGCTCTATTTCATGCATCATCAGACGACCGGTCGATACACCTTCCAATATGGCGATCTGCTGGGTACGAAACTGTCACCTGGAGCCGAGCTGTGGATTATGCTCGGATTTATCATCGCCTTCGCGGTGAAGCTGCCGGTGGTTCCATTGCATGCCTGGCTGCCCGACGCACATTCCGAAGCGCCGACGGCCGGAAGCGTGATCCTGGCCGGCCTGTTGCTGAAGACCGGCGCCTATGGGCTATTGCGTTTCGTCGTACCGCTCTTTCCGAACGCAGCCCACGAATTCACGCCCATCGCGCTCGTGCTCGCCGTGATCGGGATCGTCTATGGCGCGGTGATGGCCTTTGCGCAAACCGATCTCAAACGCCTGGTGGCCTATACCAGCGTGAGTCACCTCGGCTTCGTCCTACTCGGAATTTTTTCCTGGAACCCGCTCGGCCTGCAAGGCGCGGTGATGACGATGATCTGTCACGGGCTGAGCACAGGAGCGCTGTTCATCCTGGTCGGCGCGTTGCAAGAACGCACCCACACTCGCGATATGGGCCGGATGGGTGGGCTGTGGGCCACCGTCCCAAGCCTCAGCGGGGCGGTGCTATTTTTCGCCCTGGCTTCGCTGGGCTTGCCGGGGCTGGGGGATTTTGTCGGCGAGTTCCTGGTCTTGCTCGGCGCCTATCAAATCAGCGTGGGGATCACCATCGTGGCAGCCCTCGGGATTCTGGCGTCGACGTTGTACGCTCTGCGTCTGGTGCAGCGCGTCTTCCATGGGGAGAACAGTCGGCGCTGGCAGCTTCCGGACCTCTCGCTGCGCGAAGCCCTCATCGTCGCGCCCATGATCGTAGCGCTACTGTGGCTGGGACTGTATCCCCAGCCTGTAATGAATACCTTCGCGCCGGCCATGCACAATTTGCAGCGCGAGGCCAATCTCCCGGCTCTGGTCTGGAAGAAAAGATGA
- a CDS encoding NADH-ubiquinone oxidoreductase chain N — translation MTRADCLALLPLILVAGTAILVMLAIAFERHHVLAAGLTVAGLVAAFVSVLAVVPYVPRQVTALLIVDRYALFYMAVMIASAVAVAVLSYPYFEKQEGHREELYVLLLAATLGCLVLVAGSHLMSFFLGLEILSVSLYAMVAYLKERKQSLEAGIKYLVLAAASAAFLLFGMALVYADLGTMEFSRIASASTADVHLALLLPGIILIVTGIGFKLAVVPFHLWTPDVYEGAPAPVTAFIATASKTAIFALLLRVFYQADLYQSRAVFIVFVVIAVASMIAGNLLALLQTNVKRILAYSSIAHFGYMLVAFVAGGTMAVEAVTFYLMAYTVTTLGAFGVVAVLSDSSRDADRLDDYQGLFWRRPLIAGIFTVMLLSLAGIPATMGFLAKFYVLAAGASTMKWALLLILVTTSTIGLFYYLRILVVLYSVLPEREACVQRVPPTGTVLLASLAALLIWFGVYPAPLLDMIQKNAVLPVGDLPTAESDRLSQHIDSRGVHLPRAAKLAFDADVETPVTDRGEPTRLSVQDRSLEPGVGQP, via the coding sequence ATGACGCGCGCGGACTGTCTCGCCCTCTTGCCGCTCATCCTGGTCGCCGGCACGGCGATTCTCGTCATGCTCGCCATCGCGTTCGAGCGCCATCACGTACTGGCAGCGGGGCTGACAGTGGCGGGACTGGTTGCCGCGTTCGTATCCGTCCTGGCGGTTGTCCCATACGTGCCACGACAGGTGACCGCGCTGCTGATCGTGGATCGATATGCCTTGTTCTACATGGCTGTCATGATCGCCTCCGCGGTGGCGGTCGCGGTCCTTTCCTACCCGTATTTCGAGAAGCAAGAGGGCCACCGCGAAGAACTGTACGTGTTGCTGCTGGCCGCCACGCTGGGATGCCTGGTGCTCGTGGCCGGCAGCCACCTGATGTCGTTTTTCCTGGGACTGGAAATCCTGAGCGTCTCGCTCTACGCGATGGTCGCCTATCTGAAAGAACGCAAGCAGTCGCTCGAGGCCGGGATCAAGTATCTGGTGTTGGCGGCGGCTTCTGCGGCCTTTCTCCTGTTCGGTATGGCCCTCGTCTACGCCGATCTCGGCACGATGGAATTCTCGCGGATCGCCTCCGCCTCGACGGCGGACGTACACTTAGCGCTGCTGCTCCCGGGGATCATCCTGATCGTCACGGGCATCGGCTTCAAGCTTGCCGTGGTGCCGTTCCACTTATGGACGCCCGACGTCTACGAAGGCGCGCCGGCTCCGGTTACGGCGTTCATCGCAACCGCCTCGAAGACGGCCATCTTTGCACTGCTGTTGCGCGTCTTTTACCAGGCTGACCTCTACCAGTCTCGCGCCGTCTTCATCGTGTTCGTCGTCATCGCAGTGGCCTCGATGATCGCCGGCAATCTGTTGGCGCTGCTGCAAACCAATGTGAAGCGCATTCTCGCCTATTCGTCCATCGCACATTTCGGTTACATGTTGGTGGCGTTTGTGGCAGGGGGAACGATGGCTGTTGAGGCGGTGACCTTCTACCTGATGGCCTACACCGTGACTACGCTCGGGGCTTTCGGGGTGGTGGCGGTTCTCTCCGACTCCAGCCGTGATGCCGACCGCCTGGATGATTACCAAGGGTTGTTCTGGCGCCGTCCGCTCATTGCCGGCATCTTCACCGTCATGCTTCTCTCGCTCGCCGGCATTCCCGCCACAATGGGCTTTCTAGCCAAGTTCTACGTGCTTGCAGCCGGAGCCTCGACCATGAAATGGGCGCTTCTTCTCATCCTGGTCACGACCAGCACCATCGGCCTATTCTATTACCTACGCATTCTGGTCGTGCTTTATTCCGTACTACCCGAACGCGAGGCATGTGTTCAACGCGTTCCTCCCACTGGTACTGTGCTATTGGCCTCGCTGGCAGCCTTGCTCATCTGGTTCGGAGTGTATCCTGCACCCTTGCTGGACATGATTCAAAAGAACGCGGTGTTGCCAGTAGGAGACTTGCCGACAGCTGAGTCGGACAGACTTAGCCAGCATATCGACTCAAGAGGAGTTCACCTCCCGCGGGCTGCGAAGCTCGCCTTTGACGCCGATGTTGAAACACCGGTGACCGATCGCGGCGAACCGACTCGATTGTCAGTTCAGGATCGATCGCTTGAACCGGGTGTGGGCCAGCCATGA
- a CDS encoding Pyruvate dehydrogenase (quinone) translates to MSKITVAELFVETLALAGVKRVYGVAGDSLNGITDSIRKRDDIRWVSVRHEETAAFAAGAEAHLTGHLAVCAGSCGPGNLHLINGLYDAHRSRVPVLAIAAHIPSREIGSGYFQETHPEHLFRECSHFCEMVSHPAQMPRLLEIAMQTALSRRGVSVLVIPGDIALQPAVVSEPRLRFATPTPIVRPSHDEIGRLTDLLNGAGNITILAGAGCAGAHDQLMELAGKLQAPIVHTMRGKEFIEHNNPFDVGMTGLLGFASGYYAMMNCETLLMLGTDFPYQQFFPEHATIIQIDIRGEQIARRTKVDVGLVGDVKATLVALSPMLKQKSDGGHLKEALRHYEKARKGLDDLASGEPGRKPMHPQYVARMLDEIAAEDAIFCCDVGTPTLWAARYLRMNGKRRLLGSFTHGSMANALPQAIGAQLTHPDRQVITLSGDGGLAMLMGDLLSLRQLHVPVKLVVFRNDSLGFVELEMKAAGFLDFATDLQNPDFAKMAEAAGLLGLRAETPEQVRPMMIQAFNHDGPALVEVLINRQELAMPPSIELNQMIGFSLYMIKAVLNGRGDEIIDLAKTNMFR, encoded by the coding sequence ATGAGCAAGATCACCGTAGCAGAGCTATTTGTCGAAACCCTGGCTCTCGCCGGGGTCAAGAGAGTGTATGGAGTCGCCGGCGACTCTCTCAACGGCATCACGGATTCCATCCGCAAAAGGGATGATATCCGGTGGGTGTCCGTGCGACACGAAGAGACGGCTGCGTTTGCCGCCGGAGCCGAGGCGCACCTGACAGGACATCTGGCGGTGTGCGCCGGAAGCTGTGGGCCGGGCAATCTTCATCTGATCAACGGGCTCTATGATGCCCACCGAAGCCGGGTGCCGGTCCTGGCCATCGCCGCTCACATTCCCAGTCGCGAGATCGGCAGCGGCTATTTCCAGGAGACCCATCCCGAGCATCTATTCCGTGAGTGTAGCCATTTTTGCGAGATGGTCTCGCATCCGGCGCAGATGCCTCGCCTCCTCGAGATCGCGATGCAAACCGCGTTGTCGCGTCGCGGCGTCTCCGTGCTTGTGATTCCCGGAGACATCGCCTTGCAGCCTGCCGTGGTCAGCGAACCGCGTCTCCGATTTGCGACGCCAACGCCGATCGTGCGCCCCTCCCACGATGAGATAGGCCGGTTGACCGATCTGTTGAATGGGGCAGGCAACATCACAATTTTAGCCGGAGCCGGATGCGCCGGCGCGCATGATCAATTGATGGAGCTGGCGGGCAAGCTACAGGCGCCTATCGTTCACACGATGCGCGGCAAGGAATTCATCGAACACAATAATCCCTTCGATGTCGGCATGACTGGACTGCTGGGCTTCGCCTCCGGCTACTATGCCATGATGAACTGCGAGACGCTCCTGATGCTCGGCACCGACTTCCCCTACCAGCAGTTCTTTCCCGAACACGCGACGATCATCCAAATCGATATTCGGGGCGAACAAATCGCTCGACGGACCAAGGTCGACGTAGGACTCGTCGGTGATGTGAAGGCCACACTTGTGGCACTTTCACCCATGCTCAAGCAGAAGAGCGACGGCGGTCATCTGAAGGAAGCCCTCCGGCACTATGAAAAGGCGCGGAAAGGGCTGGATGATCTGGCCTCGGGAGAGCCGGGACGCAAGCCGATGCATCCGCAATATGTCGCCAGGATGCTCGACGAGATTGCGGCGGAGGACGCCATTTTCTGCTGCGATGTCGGCACGCCTACGCTGTGGGCGGCACGGTACCTCAGGATGAACGGCAAGCGGAGACTATTGGGATCCTTCACGCACGGGTCCATGGCCAATGCGCTGCCGCAGGCGATTGGAGCGCAGCTCACCCATCCTGATCGTCAAGTGATCACGTTGTCGGGAGACGGCGGTTTGGCCATGCTGATGGGCGATCTACTGTCGCTTCGACAACTGCATGTGCCGGTCAAGCTCGTGGTCTTCAGGAACGACTCACTCGGCTTCGTGGAACTTGAAATGAAGGCAGCAGGATTCCTGGATTTTGCCACGGACCTCCAGAATCCCGATTTCGCGAAGATGGCCGAAGCGGCCGGGTTGCTCGGCCTCAGGGCAGAGACGCCTGAGCAAGTGCGTCCCATGATGATCCAAGCGTTCAATCATGACGGCCCAGCCCTCGTTGAAGTGCTGATAAACCGACAAGAGCTCGCCATGCCGCCGTCCATCGAGTTAAACCAGATGATCGGGTTCAGTCTCTATATGATTAAGGCGGTGCTCAATGGGCGCGGCGACGAAATCATCGACCTCGCAAAAACCAATATGTTTCGATGA